From a single Nicotiana tomentosiformis chromosome 2, ASM39032v3, whole genome shotgun sequence genomic region:
- the LOC138904534 gene encoding uncharacterized protein, translated as MSEPVVPKAKVPIPRTPPPYPQRLENQNNENQFKKFIDMMKSLSINVPLVEALEQMPGYAKFMKDLVTKKRSMNCETIKMTHEVSAMVHSMAPKLEDPDAFTIPCTIGSANFAKALYDLGARINLMPYSVFKMLGIGQPRPTSMRLQMADQTTKRPLGIIDDVLVRVDKFILPVDFVILDCEVDYEVPIIIRRTFLATGKALVDVKAEELTFRVGDEKVVFHVCKSMR; from the coding sequence atgtcggaaccggtagtgccaaaggctaaggtacCAATACCAAGgactcctcctccataccctcaaagacttgaaaatcaaaacaatgagaatcaattcaagaaattcattgatatgatgaaaagtttatCCATAAATGTGCcgttggttgaagccttagaacaaatgccgggatatgccaagttcatgaaggatttggtaacaaagaagagatcaatgaactgtgaaacgatcaaaatgacacatgAAGTGAGTGCTATGGTGCActccatggctccaaagttggaagaccccGATGCTTTCACAATTccgtgcactattgggagtgccaATTTCGCCAAAGCTCTATATGATTTGGGGGCAcgcattaacttgatgccctattctgtgttcaagatgttggggattgggcaaccaagacctacatccatgaggttgcaaatggcggatcAGACAACGAAAAGACCATTAGGGATAATTGATGACGTGTTAGttagggtcgacaagttcatccttcccgtagattttgtgatacttgactgtgaggttgactacgaggtgccaaTCATTATAAGGAGAactttccttgctacagggaaggccttagttgatgtgAAAGCTGAAGAGCTCACCTTCCGtgtgggtgatgaaaaagtggtattccatgtttgtaaatcaatgaggtag